The genome window AAAGGTATGATTCCAATATCCAACTGGGATCATACCTTTTATTCTCTAGATTATTGCTTTTTAAGTTTCTTTAGATAGAAAAATAAGATAAACAATCCTATTACTATACATGCGACTGCTCCCGGCCATAAATCTGCCCGAATAATTAAAATAAACACGGCATATGAGATTAGTGCTATTCCTGCTAAGAAAAAATATTGTTTCTTTAAACAATCAATCAGCCATAAGATTGCACAAAGTAAAGAAGATGTAGAAGCAACAATATTCTTATTGTATGCATAGTATACACAAATAATGAAAAATATTAATATTGCAATTATATTCCACTTATTCTTTTTCAAAAAATCAATCAAAATCATTAAAACTCCCCATGATAGTCAAAACAACTTTTTACTCCGACTCTAACTATTCTAGAAGCCAGTTTAGCCTCTAAAATAAAATATAAAGAAAACTATTCCAATTAAGATCAAAATTACAGAAACTATCCATGTGCTTGGATGAACTATAAAAAGTAATAATCCATATATTATGAACAATAGTGCTTGCAGATATAAAAATTTCTTCCCTAGATTACTAATTAATAGTGAAAGTCCACAAAAGATTGACATAGATATCATGCCAAAATTGTAATCAAATATTAAATACCCCGAAATGTCAATTTAAATTAGAAAAAAGTTGAAAGCTGTTCTTCTGTGACATAACTCATGAATACTTCTAGTGGTGTACGATAATTAAGCGACTTTCGTGGGATATTGTTGCGACGGTGCATTAGCTGAGTGACTAGTTCGTTTGGTAAATGGCGAAAATCTAGCTTTTTGCTAAGACCGTCACGACGCAAGATGCCGTTATTATTTTCGTTTAACCCTCGTTGATTGGGAGCACCGACTTCCGCAAAATAGGTATGAAGATCATACTTATTGGCTATCTCTCGCCATCCAGCAAATTCTTTCCCATTATCAAAAGTAATTGATTTAACAAAGTGACGTGGCAGTTTAGCGAGCCATTGGTCAAGCTGGCAATTCACTGCTTCGTCTGTTTTATGATGAATATTAAGGACAATCATTACTTTGGATTGTCGCTCTACTAGCGTCATTACCGCTCCGCGGTGAGCTTTACCTTGAACTGTATCAGCTTCAAAGTGTCCAAATTCATGTTGGTAATGCGGGAAATCACGATATCGTTGATAGATACTGCGTCCTAATTGGCCAGCTTTACCACGACGTTCCACATAGCCATTGGGATGGCGTTTTCCTTTCATCGGTAGCTGTTTAACGGAAAAGCCATACTGATTGCGGACAAACATGCGATAAAGGGTGCGCATACTGCAGCTAATCGGGTGCTCATCACGACCAATAATAGTATCAGGAGTCCAACCAGCCTTGATTTGCGCATGGATATAGTTAACCTCGATAGTTGGCAGTTGGGTCTGCTTCCGACCACAACGACGTTTATGACGCTGATAAGTCTGAAGATATTGGTCGATGGTTTTACCGTTATTGAGGAAACGATAAACACGATAGATGGTTTCTTGACTACGTTGAAGTAATTTAGCGGCCCGATAAGCTTTAGTGCCTTGATACCAAAAATCAGCTATGAGAGTTAATTCGCGTGTGGTAAGATGTTTATAGGTCATTGTGATTGCCTTTCTTTTGATTAGGGATACTCAAAAGTCTATCACAAATGGCTTTTTATTTTTTCTAACTTAATTTTACAAACGGCGATATTAAAAAAAATACATTCAGTTATAAAGTTGGTACAAGGATTATAAATGTAAACTTCAGTAATATCCTTTATATCTCTACTACAAAATTCCCTCATAAATTAAAGATTGTTACATCTAATGGTCAAGGGGAATTCTCAGGTGATATTAAAACAATTGAACAAAATTATCCTCTATTTTTCAAGGCTTCTCAGTCTAGCTTAATTAACTTACAAAATGTTGAAACAATTAATACTAAAAAACGGCTTATTAAGTTTTCCAACAATGATTATCTTAAGTATTCTAGAAGCAGATCTAAAGAATTAAATAATCTATATAAATCAAGTCAATAAGACTGATTGTAGATTAGCAACTCTGCAAAAATTTACAAAAACTACTACTGATGGAACTACTGCACTTGATGTTTTAACAGAAGAGAAACTAATCAAAAATCTCATGGCATTATCTTCAAAAACAATTATCTTTATTGCCCATCGTCTTTCAATAGCTCGAATTACAAATAATATTACAGTTATTGATAATGGCAAAATTGTTGAACAGGGTTCTCATGAAGAACTTCTCAAAAATAAATCGTTATATTTTAAACTTATGCAAACACAATAAATAGAGGCTGTTTTTATTCAATTTTGCATAACGATTAAGTATTCTTAGCTTATACAATAGCCATATAATCTTTCAATATTGATTATATAATTTTCTGTCTATACTTTTTATATGGTTAACTTGTTTAATTATTAACCATATTCTTATTACCTCTTTTCCCTTATTGACTTTGGCTTGAACGCCTACATCTTAAGGCAAAAGAGGCCTTTTTCTAAATCGTTACGAGTGAACAAATTACGAAAGATTGCCTTGATTACCTCAACAGCCAAAATATTTCATGGATCGCATCTGGGAAAGATCAAATTGATCTAGCCAAGGCAATGGAAATCCTTACTGATGAATTCAATATTAATCGTCTAGCAATTGTTGGCGGCGGAAAAATCAACGGTGGTTTTCTTGAAGCTGGATTAGTTGATGAAATCAGCATTTTAATTGGTGCTGGTGCCGATGGGCGAACTGGTCAGCCAAGTCTTTTTGATGGCCGTCCAGAAAGCAGTCGTCCAATCGCTCTGCAATTAAAAGATGTTGCAAGTTTTGATGATGGAGCGGTCTGGTTACGGTATTTGGTTAAGTAACTAAAATTTGAACGCATAGGGTCGTGGTAAATTACTGTGATTCTATGCGTTTATGCTTTAATTTCTTCGCAAGTTGCAAAACAAAACGCCACAGAATTTTTCTGCGACGTTTTTGTCTTTATATCTCATATCGATTGCGAATAAATTCTACCAGCGCTTCAATATCACGTATTGACAATTCTCCAACAAGCCTAAAAGACACATGTTCTTTTGAAAGCTTAATAATATCTCCCACATCAATATATGACTGCTTATCAAGTCCTTCTATTTTCCAATCCATAAGAGGAAAATAATTTTTCTTAATTCTCTCAGACTTATTTTTGTATTTGCTTGTTATTCTATAGTAAAAGACATTTTTATTTTTATCTTCTACGATCAAAACTGGACGCCTTTTCCCATCTAAACCCCAAGATACATAAGCAGTATAAATTTGATTAGTCCTCATTAAAAAATTCCTCAAGTTCCTCTTTTGTCTTAATTTCTCGAACTGGAATTTTCTTGGATACTTCTCTTAACTCCAACTCCGCCCTTTGTCTTGATGTCAAAGAAAAACTAAGAGGTATTTTCCCTGTGGCAACTATTTGTTTATACATTCCATTTATTACAGCTGTTGGGGTTAAACCAATTTCTTTTATAATATTCTCCGCTGACTGTTTTAATTCTGGATCAATGTTTACTTGAACTTTCGAACTCATTATAATCACCTCATGATCATATAATAACATATTGTGATTATAAATAATAATGGTTATTATGACATTTCCTACTAAGTAACAAGAGCTTCGATTAAAATTTCTTCCATAAAAATATTAAGTTCGATCCCTAGTATTAATTGCAACAAGTTTTACAGAAAAAATATTGGCTCATCTAATTGCTTAATTTGCTTTATAATTAATGTAAGCGTTTCATGACAAGTGATTTAATTAAGGAGCGAAATTATGACATTAGGAACTTACCAACAAGTTAAAGATGCCCTAAAGAATTTCGGCATAACTGATTATACTGTGATTGATCACCCTGCTGCTCACACCACTGAAGAAGCTGATGCATATATCGCTGGTCACCAAGGTGTTCGAACTAAAACCATGTTTCTGAAAGGGAAGAAAAAGAATTTCTACATGGTGATTATGGATGACAAAAAACCGATGGACTTTCATGAATTTATGGCCCTAACTGGAGCTAAAAGAGTTTCAATGGCCCGACCAGAGTATCTACAAGAACAGCTTGGCTTAGCACCAGGAATTGTTTCACCATTTGGCCTGCTGAATAATGAAGCTCATAATGTAAAGGTATATTTTGACAAGGACATTGTCGACGAACCAATTCAGACTTTCCATCCCAATGAAAATACTCATACAATTTTTATTAAGACAGATGACCTGTTCAAATTTCTTAAGCAGATTGATTTTGAACCAGAAATTATTGATCTATAGAAAAATAGGAGGAATAACCATGAGTTTTACAATGAATCTTTACTACACTGGTGAGGGTGATAATGCTAAAAAGTTTGCCCAGGAAATGGAAGAGCGGGGAATTGCGGATCAAATTCGTCAACAACCTGGTAATCTAAAATACGAATACTTTCAACCACTTGATGATCCCCATACGATTCTTTTAATTGACACCTGGGAAAGTCAAGAAGCATTAGACGCTGATCATGATTCACCGATGATGGCGGAATTAGCTAAATTGCGTGAAAAATATAATTTACACATGCATGCAGAACGCTTTATCCCAGAAAAATTACCGGATAAGGATAATAAATTCTTGCGAAAATAAGCAGCTATAACATCAAAAAAATTCTCTAAGTCCTTTAGTTTGATGAAGACTTAGAGAATTTTTATTTAGCGATTTAGTGTTCCATATAATTATGGAGAATATCATCCGACGTTGCCTTTAATTTTAGATAATCGATATTATTAGAGAATAGCATAATCATTCGTTTTGTCTTGTAATCAGCGACAAAGCAACTGTTATATCCAGGAATACTCCCATTTGCGCGAATAACGTCCCCATCAAAGTAGACTCCACCAAAATAGGCAACTTCTTGATGCTGCGCCTGTTGGTAGTATTCATTGATCATTTTGGGATCTTTCAGCACCTCATTATATACAAACTTCCAGTAATCATTTGGCGATATAAAAAGGTTCCCTGCTCCAAAGTCTGAGGAGGTCGTTACAGTTACCCGGTGCCAATCAACTGTTGGATCCATAGGTTGTGGAATTTCCTTTTTTGAAACTTCAGAAAAGTCTTTAATTTGGTGAAGATGGAGCGGTTTAGCAAAGTTTTTTCGAATATAGGTATTATAGCTTTGATGCGTTTGCTTACTAATAATGGCTGCCAAGATTTCATAATCAACATCTTGATAATCCCATGTATGCGTATGATCATACTTGAGATGTTTAAGCATATAAGCAATTTGGGCTTTTTGGCCTCTAAGTGGTTCAAATGGACGATCATTATTAATCAAGCCACTGGTATGGTTCATTAATTCCCGAATTGTAATCTCTTTACTACCGTCAATCTGCGGGTAATACTTACTTAGCGAAGTGTCCCAATCTAATTGCTTTTTTTGCCTTAATTGGTAGACAGCGGTTCCCGTTACAATCTTTTGAAGCGATGCCGTGGGAAATAGTCGATCCGCCTTTACGATTTGATCCTTATTCGTGGTTTCATTATTCTCAATGGTAACTGGCTTCCCATCTTTGCCATTAACTAGCATCACCCCATTAATATGATGGTTCTTCATATAATCTTGAAGTTGATGTTGCGTTTGCTTGTCAACTACTTCTGCCTTTATCTTTGATGGCGTGGTCAATAAGAAGATGGCAAAGGAACAGAGCGTCAAAAAAATATATAAGTTAACTTTTTTCATAATTATAAGTATCCCTTCCAGGCATCCGTTTTCAAAAAATATCTACCTGTATTATACAAATTTTATGCCTCATCTTACAAAGCAGAACAAAAATCTGATTTTTCTTGCTAGAACACTTTAAATTCATTCGATTTATGTTAAAATTCTAACGTCAATAAATAAAAACCGCAAAAACAGTTCGTAAATGACGAACATTATCAAGGGAGAGCTAGAATGAATAACGACGTCGAAAAAGTTTTATATACTCAAGATCAAGTCAACCAACGCTTAGATGAACTTGCCAATACCCTTACTGAAAAATACCAAGATGAATTTCCAGTTTTAGTTTCCGTAATGACAGGAGCAATGATTTTCACTAGTGAAATGATGAAGCGCCTTAATTTCAAGCTAAACGTTGATTATGTCGATGTCTCTAGTTATGAAGAAAGTTCAGAATCCACTGGAAAAGTTAAATTAATTCAAGATCTTTCCCACGATATTAAGGATCGACCAGTTATTATTATGGAAGACATTATTGATACTGGCCATACATTAAAGTATCTCGCTGATCTTTTCGCTGATCGTGGCGCGAAGAGTATTGAAATCTGTTCCTTACTCGATAAGCCAGACCGTCGTGAAGTTGATGTTGAAGCCGATTACGTTGGCTTTAAAGTACCAAATGAATTTATTGTCGGATACGGCTTAGACTTTAATGGACTTTACCGTAATCTTCCATTCGTGGGCGTCCTAAAACGTTCCGTATATGAATAATAGTTAAAGGCTGAGAGAAAATGTTATTTCTTTCAGCTTTCTTTTTGGCTTTAAACACTTAAACGCGATATAGTACAGTTAGGCTAATAAAATTGATAATAATTGATTTTTGGTAAAGGAGGGGTAATCGTTGCTTAGGCTGGATTGGTGTTTACGGATGCTCATGGCTGCCTTGTGCGGTGGAATCATTGGGTTTGAGCGAAAAAGCAAGGCTAAAATGGCGGGAATTCGGACCCATGCCTTAATTGCGGTAGGGGCAGCAATGGTCATGATTATTTCTAAGTATGGCTTTTTTGATTTACTGAAAGTTACCCATAGTAATTGGAACGTCGACCCATCACGGATTGCCGCTCAAGTTGTTAGCGGGATTGGTTTTTTAGGCGCTGGGACAATCATTAATCGTCATGATCAAATAATTGATGGCTTAACCACGGCAGCTGGAATTTGGGTTACCGGCGCAATCGGTCTTGCCTATGGTAGTGGTTTATACAGTATTGGGATTATCGGCACCTGTTGCGTTCTTTTAGCAGAAGTTATCGGAAAATATCTAGATCAGTTTGCACTCAGACAAGGTAAAGGATTTTCCTGCTTTATTCAATTAGAAGGAAATACTGATGATTTGCATGCACTTATCACTCAGTTAAACAAAAAATATTTTGAAGTTCCGCTCAAATATTCGATCTATGATTATGGAGACGGAAAAATCTCCTGTCAACTTTATGGTGAATTAAGATCTGGCTTCAAAGCAGAAAACGTCTTTACCGATCTCACTGCGCTAGGCAACATTAAAAAAGTTGAGCTAGAATAAAAACATAGGAAGTGACAAGATGGCTTATAATTTCAGAAAAGAGCAGAAAGAATTATATGTCCCTGGAAAGAATCCTAGCTTAATCAATGTACCAGCGATGAAGTATCTTACTGTGCGAGGACATGGGGATCCTAATCAGGAAAATAGTGAGTATAAAAAAGCAATTGAAAAGCTCTACGCTGTTGCTTATACCATTAAAATGAGCAAAAAAGGCACCTACCAAATTCCAGATTATTTTGATTTTGTTGTTCCCCCACTAGAAGGACTATGGTGGCAAGATGGTATCACTGGAATTGACTACGCTCACAAAGAAATGTTCAATTTCATTGCAATGATTCGCCTTCCCGACTTTGTTACTCAAGACGTTTTTGACTGGGCAATTCAAGAGGCTAGCGAAAAAAAGCAACTTGATTTACATAACGTAGAATTCCTGTCAATGCAAGAAGGCCTCTGTGTGCAAGCACTTCATATCGGGTCATATGATGATGAACCAGCAACGATCGACAAAATACATAAGTTTATTGAGGAACATGGTTTACAAGTAGATATTAACGATGATCGCCACCATCATGAAATTTATTTATCAGATCCCCGGCGGACGAAGGTTGAAAATCTAAAAACGGTATTGCGTATTCCGGTAAAAAACAATTAAAAACACTATTAATAGGTGAACAAAAAAAGCATCAGAAGTTATAACTACGACTTCTGGTGCCTTTTATGCTACAAATTAATTATTTCATTCAGCTTGTACTTAATTTTCATGTTTTCCCCAGCCGAATTTTTCAAATCGTTCTTTCATCTCTTTAGGGGTAAACAACCTATTGCTATCAAATGATGATTCAATCATTTCACAATCATGTTTAATATCTTGTTGTAATTGTTGGGAATTCTCTTTCATCTAAAACACCTCAATATCTTTTCTACTTAGCATCCCCGTTACATCTTCACTTCAATTCTTCGTATAGTGGGGTAAGGTGCCTAATAGCTGAATCGATATATTCTTCCATATCATCAACTTGGTCTTTTCCCCGAAATGCAAACTTTCCAAGTAAGAAACTTGTTTGTCGGGCCTCAGTATTAAACTGTTGCTGAACATCATGATTATTAAGATATTTAGACAGTGACAGATGATCAGAAAATTCCATCTCATCCTTATCCCAAAGATACCAGTGAGTGGCGTCAATATTATCAGCCCATTCTGGTACTTTATCCAGTAATTTGTTGTATTCATCTGGCGTACTTTGTCGTTGTTCACTCTTATAATGTTGAAACATGAGGTAGACCTGTAACTGTTTTTTAGCAAGCATCACCCCAATACAGGGATTATATTCTGCTAATAATGCTAAACGATAAGAGGCCCAGTAATGATCACGCAGGTTCCAGCCATTCGTCCAACTCTCAACGTGAACCTTCGCAAATTTACCCGTTGGTAGTTGACTAGCGACAGTTTGATTTACCTTCTTCCACACTTGCCAAACTGCTTTAAACTTCTCTTTTAGGTCTGCAACTTCTTCTGGTGAATGAGTTTCTTTAATCTTCTTAAAGGAAAATTCTGGCTGGTCAAAGATTGCAAACATATTTTCAGTTAATGCTGTCATTTTAGCTCGCCCCTTTTTATTCAAGAATATTATAACTAAAAAAAACTAAACTACGAATCATAATTTAGCTTCATTAAAACAAATTCAGCATCACCATATAAAAGCCAGTTCCGACTAAGATTGATAGTGGCATATTTCTTTTCCAAAGGTGAATAAATAATGTTACTAAGCCGGCAACGATTTCTAATAATGCCTTACTAGGCTCAGCAAAAGAAATATTCCGATAACAATAGATTACTAATACTCCCATGATTGCTGCTGGGAGGAATTTCCCTAGTTCTTCCAGGTAAGGTGATAATTCTTTTGACTGGTCAAAAATCAGAAATGGGATAAAGCGGGTTGCCATCGTGACGACTGCGGCGATTAAAATTGAAATAATTTGTTCAGTTAATGTCATTTTTTCTCCTCGTAATTAAGTAATTTAATGAAAATAGCGCGACAAGCGTTACTAATGTCACTAATAGGAAAGCATTCTTGTTGCAAAATAGTAAACAAATAATTGCAAATACTAAACCAATCAGAGCATCACGCTGAGTTCGGGCATTTTTCAACTGTTCTGTAAACAAAACAATGAAAAGCGCCGTCATTACAAAATCTAAACCTGCTAAGTTTAAGTTAATCATTCCCCCAAGGAGACCACCTAAACCTGCACCAGCTACCCAACTAAAATAGTTGAACGCGGTTATGTAAAAATAAACATATGAGCGATCGAGGCCAGCTGGTGCTTTTAACGTTGCATTTAAGGAAAAAGACTCATCACACATTCCGAAAATAAGAATCGGCTTTAACTTTCCCGTATTGGAATATTTTTTTAACATCGTAATGCCATAAAAAATATGTCGTGAATTAACAAGGGCAGTTAAAATAAGAACAGTCAATGGCTGAAAACTCTGGACTAAAAGATTACCAATTACAAATTCGACTGATCCAGCAAAAATGGTCGCAGCCATTAATAACGGATATAAAAAATTAAAGCCCAGTTTATGCATATATATCCCATAGCTGGCGCCTAAAAATAAAAAGCCAAGCATTACCGGACTAGTTTTTTGAAAAGCGTAACGTACTTCCTTTCTCATGGTCGAATTCTCCCTCCTTAAAATAACTTGAATTTATTTTAAACAGGAGTATTTTATCCATACAAGGAATTAATTGTATGGATTACAATATTGGAGTGATTAACTATGCCCATTAATGATTTCTCCCACTATCAGCTTACCTGGTACCCCGACAAAAATAAGCTGACGCGACCAATTTATAAGAGCTTGCTTGACCAACTAAAATCAGCGATTGAGCGTGGAATTCTTACATCCGGAACGAAACTGCCTCCGCAACGCGAACTCGCCGATTATCTCGACATTAATTTCACCACCGTTACTCGTACTTACAAATTAAGTGCGCAACTTGGTTTAACTTATGGAATTCATGGTAAAGGAACCTTCGTTAACTCAAATGGTATCGATCCGTTAACTGCCAATTCTCCTTTGACCCGTACCATCGACCTTGGCTTTGTTGCTTCCTTTGAGCAGACAAACCACCTCCTTGACAATATTCTTAGCAACACCGTTAAGCAAGGCGCCTCGCAACTTCTAACCTATGATTCACCAACCGGGCGTCCGATTGATAATGAGGCTTTTGGGCATTATCTTGACTGGCTTGGTGTGAGATTAACTCCTACTCAACATATCCTTATTACAGCGGGAGGAGAAAACTCACTTACACTACTGTTAATGACCTTATTTTCAAGTGGCGATAAGATTGCTGTCGACGAATTTACCTATGCCAACCTGATTGCAACCGCGCAACTAAACAATCTCCATTTAGTAGCAATAAAAAATGATCAAGGCGGGATGAATATTGAAGCATTAAAACACGCTTGTCAAAACAATAATCTAGCTGGCCTTTATATCATGCCGGAATATAGTAACCCGACTGGCGCTGTTCTCTCGGTAGCTCGCCGGAAAGAAATCGCAACGCTTGTGCAAGAATATGGGCTAAAAATAATTGAAGATGACTACTTAAGTTTTCTTAGTAAACTCAATCCAGAACGGCCACCCAAAATAATGGAATTACTACCAGACCAGACTTGTTACGTTTGCAGCATGTCAAAAGTTCTTGCATCAGGACTCCGTGTTGGTTATCTAGTTTTTCCAGCACAGCTAGCCCAGCAAGTTAAAAATGGCTTCTTTAATACAACAGTCAAAACGTCAACACTCAATACAGCAATTGCATCCATGGCAATAAAAGAGCATGTCGTCCAACAAATCATTCAAAATAAAGTCACCCTTGCCAAACAAGCTAATATCCTTTTTGAACAATATTTCCCGACTGCTCCTACAAACCAATTAACCGATTATGCCTTTTTTCGTCGATTACCGCTTAAAAATATTCAAAATACAGCCAAAATCGAACAAGCCCTTGCTGATATAAATATCCGTTGTTTTGGCTCTGATCGTTTTCAAATTAACGCTTCTTCAAATGACCATTTTCTCCGTGTTTCATTGTCCGCAAATAAGTCACTTGATGAGTTAGAAACAGGACTTAAAAAATTACGTGGTTTTTTGCAAA of Limosilactobacillus reuteri subsp. reuteri contains these proteins:
- a CDS encoding IS30 family transposase: MTYKHLTTRELTLIADFWYQGTKAYRAAKLLQRSQETIYRVYRFLNNGKTIDQYLQTYQRHKRRCGRKQTQLPTIEVNYIHAQIKAGWTPDTIIGRDEHPISCSMRTLYRMFVRNQYGFSVKQLPMKGKRHPNGYVERRGKAGQLGRSIYQRYRDFPHYQHEFGHFEADTVQGKAHRGAVMTLVERQSKVMIVLNIHHKTDEAVNCQLDQWLAKLPRHFVKSITFDNGKEFAGWREIANKYDLHTYFAEVGAPNQRGLNENNNGILRRDGLSKKLDFRHLPNELVTQLMHRRNNIPRKSLNYRTPLEVFMSYVTEEQLSTFF
- a CDS encoding LytTR family DNA-binding domain-containing protein, with the translated sequence MNVNFSNILYISTTKFPHKLKIVTSNGQGEFSGDIKTIEQNYPLFFKASQSSLINLQNVETINTKKRLIKFSNNDYLKYSRSRSKELNNLYKSSQ
- a CDS encoding dihydrofolate reductase family protein yields the protein MVTSEQITKDCLDYLNSQNISWIASGKDQIDLAKAMEILTDEFNINRLAIVGGGKINGGFLEAGLVDEISILIGAGADGRTGQPSLFDGRPESSRPIALQLKDVASFDDGAVWLRYLVK
- a CDS encoding type II toxin-antitoxin system PemK/MazF family toxin, with protein sequence MRTNQIYTAYVSWGLDGKRRPVLIVEDKNKNVFYYRITSKYKNKSERIKKNYFPLMDWKIEGLDKQSYIDVGDIIKLSKEHVSFRLVGELSIRDIEALVEFIRNRYEI
- a CDS encoding type II toxin-antitoxin system RelB/DinJ family antitoxin — protein: MSSKVQVNIDPELKQSAENIIKEIGLTPTAVINGMYKQIVATGKIPLSFSLTSRQRAELELREVSKKIPVREIKTKEELEEFFNED
- a CDS encoding prolyl-tRNA synthetase associated domain-containing protein; the protein is MTLGTYQQVKDALKNFGITDYTVIDHPAAHTTEEADAYIAGHQGVRTKTMFLKGKKKNFYMVIMDDKKPMDFHEFMALTGAKRVSMARPEYLQEQLGLAPGIVSPFGLLNNEAHNVKVYFDKDIVDEPIQTFHPNENTHTIFIKTDDLFKFLKQIDFEPEIIDL
- a CDS encoding antibiotic biosynthesis monooxygenase family protein, producing MSFTMNLYYTGEGDNAKKFAQEMEERGIADQIRQQPGNLKYEYFQPLDDPHTILLIDTWESQEALDADHDSPMMAELAKLREKYNLHMHAERFIPEKLPDKDNKFLRK
- a CDS encoding serine hydrolase domain-containing protein, with translation MKKVNLYIFLTLCSFAIFLLTTPSKIKAEVVDKQTQHQLQDYMKNHHINGVMLVNGKDGKPVTIENNETTNKDQIVKADRLFPTASLQKIVTGTAVYQLRQKKQLDWDTSLSKYYPQIDGSKEITIRELMNHTSGLINNDRPFEPLRGQKAQIAYMLKHLKYDHTHTWDYQDVDYEILAAIISKQTHQSYNTYIRKNFAKPLHLHQIKDFSEVSKKEIPQPMDPTVDWHRVTVTTSSDFGAGNLFISPNDYWKFVYNEVLKDPKMINEYYQQAQHQEVAYFGGVYFDGDVIRANGSIPGYNSCFVADYKTKRMIMLFSNNIDYLKLKATSDDILHNYMEH
- the hpt gene encoding hypoxanthine phosphoribosyltransferase, whose amino-acid sequence is MNNDVEKVLYTQDQVNQRLDELANTLTEKYQDEFPVLVSVMTGAMIFTSEMMKRLNFKLNVDYVDVSSYEESSESTGKVKLIQDLSHDIKDRPVIIMEDIIDTGHTLKYLADLFADRGAKSIEICSLLDKPDRREVDVEADYVGFKVPNEFIVGYGLDFNGLYRNLPFVGVLKRSVYE
- a CDS encoding MgtC/SapB family protein, with the protein product MLRLDWCLRMLMAALCGGIIGFERKSKAKMAGIRTHALIAVGAAMVMIISKYGFFDLLKVTHSNWNVDPSRIAAQVVSGIGFLGAGTIINRHDQIIDGLTTAAGIWVTGAIGLAYGSGLYSIGIIGTCCVLLAEVIGKYLDQFALRQGKGFSCFIQLEGNTDDLHALITQLNKKYFEVPLKYSIYDYGDGKISCQLYGELRSGFKAENVFTDLTALGNIKKVELE
- a CDS encoding GyrI-like domain-containing protein, translated to MAYNFRKEQKELYVPGKNPSLINVPAMKYLTVRGHGDPNQENSEYKKAIEKLYAVAYTIKMSKKGTYQIPDYFDFVVPPLEGLWWQDGITGIDYAHKEMFNFIAMIRLPDFVTQDVFDWAIQEASEKKQLDLHNVEFLSMQEGLCVQALHIGSYDDEPATIDKIHKFIEEHGLQVDINDDRHHHEIYLSDPRRTKVENLKTVLRIPVKNN
- a CDS encoding glucose-6-phosphate 1-dehydrogenase family protein, with product MTALTENMFAIFDQPEFSFKKIKETHSPEEVADLKEKFKAVWQVWKKVNQTVASQLPTGKFAKVHVESWTNGWNLRDHYWASYRLALLAEYNPCIGVMLAKKQLQVYLMFQHYKSEQRQSTPDEYNKLLDKVPEWADNIDATHWYLWDKDEMEFSDHLSLSKYLNNHDVQQQFNTEARQTSFLLGKFAFRGKDQVDDMEEYIDSAIRHLTPLYEELK
- a CDS encoding branched-chain amino acid transporter permease, yielding MTLTEQIISILIAAVVTMATRFIPFLIFDQSKELSPYLEELGKFLPAAIMGVLVIYCYRNISFAEPSKALLEIVAGLVTLFIHLWKRNMPLSILVGTGFYMVMLNLF
- a CDS encoding AzlC family ABC transporter permease → MRKEVRYAFQKTSPVMLGFLFLGASYGIYMHKLGFNFLYPLLMAATIFAGSVEFVIGNLLVQSFQPLTVLILTALVNSRHIFYGITMLKKYSNTGKLKPILIFGMCDESFSLNATLKAPAGLDRSYVYFYITAFNYFSWVAGAGLGGLLGGMINLNLAGLDFVMTALFIVLFTEQLKNARTQRDALIGLVFAIICLLFCNKNAFLLVTLVTLVALFSLNYLITRRKNDIN
- a CDS encoding PLP-dependent aminotransferase family protein, coding for MPINDFSHYQLTWYPDKNKLTRPIYKSLLDQLKSAIERGILTSGTKLPPQRELADYLDINFTTVTRTYKLSAQLGLTYGIHGKGTFVNSNGIDPLTANSPLTRTIDLGFVASFEQTNHLLDNILSNTVKQGASQLLTYDSPTGRPIDNEAFGHYLDWLGVRLTPTQHILITAGGENSLTLLLMTLFSSGDKIAVDEFTYANLIATAQLNNLHLVAIKNDQGGMNIEALKHACQNNNLAGLYIMPEYSNPTGAVLSVARRKEIATLVQEYGLKIIEDDYLSFLSKLNPERPPKIMELLPDQTCYVCSMSKVLASGLRVGYLVFPAQLAQQVKNGFFNTTVKTSTLNTAIASMAIKEHVVQQIIQNKVTLAKQANILFEQYFPTAPTNQLTDYAFFRRLPLKNIQNTAKIEQALADINIRCFGSDRFQINASSNDHFLRVSLSANKSLDELETGLKKLRGFLQKSNLI